The segment TCaaaataatgtatatttaaagtttaaatatatattaaaaatatgttaggtcttaattataaatatatatttttatgagtaactgttttttataaattttatccaaccgaaattcaataaacataattaatttgTTCAAAATTTACAGATATAATTATTACCTATATATCGAAAAAACTGGCTCGTGAAAATCATGTGGAAGAAGCTTCGGGTAAACATTTTaatgttgtaacttgtaagcaTACACATAAGCAATTTCCTTTTTTATGTGGTAAACATCAAATTAaacacttttaaaaaatttaaatccatAATCATAATCAACCAAAGGTGGTGATCTAATGGTAGATAGATTCTAGGGAGTTAAGTAACCCAAATTCAAAGACATCCCActatgttttacttttttttttttttggtaaaatgttaaattattatacCAATTTTCGGTTTTGAGACAGAAATTACACAGTGAACAAGTAGCGGAATGCGGAAAAGAAACTAAACAACAGATCCTAAACGGAATGAAAAAAACACGAAGATAGCGGGACAAAGTCTAAGAGCCCGATGAGCTACAAGTCAAGCTCGAACCTTGCAAACCGAGACCAGTCGAGACAAGGGTCGGGCACCGCGAGCTACCGAGAGAAAGGTGCCCTCAAACCTTGATGCTACGGCTCCTACAGCTTCTGACCACTCTGCCATAACCGGACCCAAATGAAGAATCCAAACACAAACAAACTCAATACCCCGACAACTAAACCTTCGACGGCATGAGAGAgaaccatcgatcgacgatgCTGTCGTTCGTCGAACCGTCCCGGAGATTGCCGCCTCCATTCCAGCTCGCCGTGACCGTTTACACCCATTGAACCGAAATCCCATATAGAGATAGCGGACCGAAAGATGGCTAACTCTCCGAAAGCGCAACTGCAGTAGAATGAGCCGTCCGATAGACCAACAACTacacaagaacaagaacaaagtCCAACCCACCAAACGCGTTCATCCAAGAGCCGCAATACCTTATTCAAAGGGAGATGAAGTCGTGGAGGACTCAGGTCACGGCACAGACCAAACCGGAACCACCGGCAAACTGCCCATAAGGACAGGAAAACAAAGAATCCAACTGAAAAAAACGCGGGGGCTGCCACCACCCCGCGCCGCCGTGACCATCGCGCGCGTTACCACACGAGCTCACCGGAGCCAGAGATACCGACACCAAGAGAGCCCACGCGCACCTACCGGAGACCACCGGTAGAAGAAGAGAGAGCAAACTCCAGATCCGCGCCATCTGAAGCATAACTGAACCCAAGCCGTAGAGCACCACCACGCCACTGACAGAACCTTACGTAGCACGGGCCAGCATCTCTGCAACCACCACGCAACACCACCCAATCTCAACGCGCAATAAGGCCACAAAACCTCTTAACCGGACAGAGTCGAAACTGGCGACAGGAACAGAGCATTGGAAGAACAAGCACCGTCCTCTAGTGCTATCACCCCCAGATCTGGCCGTGGACCAGAGAAAGACTCCGGATCTGAACCGGAAAGAACCTTCACTGCACGTTAAGAAGCCATAGAAGAGAACAGGGGAGGAGACGACAAGGAGGACACAGAACCAGacgaaagagaaaaagaaaaagaaaagctaGGTCCGGCAGCCGCCAGAGAAACACGGCGGCGACCGCCGGAAGGCGGAGAGGCAGCGGTGGAAACCCTAGTAgtagagagaggagagagtgtTTTGTTTTTAGAGAGAGAGGTTATACTCCCCACTATGTTTTACTTTTACACACACAATGAGGTTTTTTGCCCCAGTTGTAAATCCAAAGAAAAGGTTTATCAGCTGGATTGCGCTTCCTTTTTCAAGATTAATATTGGGGATCTTAAAATCGGAATATCCCCAGATTCACTAAAAAAAATTCACCATCATAATCTCAAAGTAATGCATAAGAGAAGTTAGAAATTTAACAACGTTGTgtataagttacaaaaaaaaaaaacaacgttGTGTATACCTTTGTATCGTGCATGACGGCGCAGATAATTCCACTGTTCGTACGGCAAAGCAAGGATCGAGATACTTTTACTGTTTTAGAGtcaacaaaaaaacaataaaagtatcttttgttcaaaaaaaaaacaataaaagtaTCTATTTGCTGCAAGACTTCATCCTAGTTGGATATTATTATATtacataaatgtttttttttgtttgtaaactaTGTTACATAAATGTTAGGCtagttattattaatttaattaacaaaGGTTGATAATCTATCATGTAAATGCACTATCTATAGAGTATATCCGACTAGAAAAGCGTAGGTCATCAGATTCACTATTAAATAGTAATCCGAGTAGAAAAAGCTTAGATCACCAGATTCACTAATAATCTGTTTGCTGCTAGACTTTATAATATTCACGAGGCGGTAATAAATACAAAACCACAATTGTTTTTGGTTAGTTTTGCAATCTGTTATTTTTGGAGTAATATATCTCCAAGATCAATGGATACCCAACCAAAAGGCTCTCATTAATCATGTATTTAATGATTCGAAATAAGTATTTAAATGGCAGGACCATCTATTAAATACTCTTAAATAAATAATGGCTAACCGAATCTTCTAAACAcaccttttttttcctttttttaacatatcttttgtcttttctcatattttcttttgttataaaacTAGGTAAAgaacccgtgcgatatcgcacgaaaactcattttgtaaaaaaaaatataccacattttatataattgttttttgaaGAAATACATGTGTTACGAAAACATCTTACAtgtagttatatttttttattataaaattacaatATGTCAATACCAATTAGTAATCGCACACATTATATCTAtgcatttttaaattattatcgtGAACTAATGTTATTAAAAACATCTGTgaatttgtaaaatttatactTGTTATATAAAGCATTTTATTTAACTATCAAAGAAGTTCATTTATCATCAAGGTATAATAAAATAAGGTGAAAAATATAGAACTTTTAATTTTGGAGAAATTGCACTCCATGTACAAAGATAACTGCATAATTTGGAGATATGGAAAATCCACTTTCTCGCTGATGTGTTTTTTTATAATGGCTGTTGTACCCCTATGTTGAGCGAAAACACAACCTATACCATATTCAGAACCTCTGTATCTCTACATTACACGTGTTTATATTTGTCAAGAGAGAGTTACTTCCTAATCCACCAGTCGATACTCTTTGGTTTTCCTCGATAATTTCATCGCCTATTGCTACAAAATTACCTCGTTTTCTCCGTCATAATTAATACACTCTTGATATCTCCTCTCTTCTTATCTTCAAATTTAtcactttcttttcttttctatcGCCGTCACACCATCATGTCAACTAACCGTCACATCGTCACTCCATCACACCATTACCTCTGCTCAAGCTCTCCATCACACAGTTACCTCACCTCTGCTCAAGCTCACCGTCACGCCGTCACCTCACGTATGTTACAGCTTTCCATCACCTCACCCTTGCTACAACTTGCCTTCATTTCAGTTAATGGAGAGGAGGAAGATCCATGATGCTATAGAGgtggaagaagaacaagaggagATAGAACAAATAAAAGGATGAGAGAGAGGATGCCGAAGAAGAAGCGAAGAACAGAGGCTCCCGGAGACGCATCGCATCTATGCTGAAAGAGCACAATCCTTGATCTAGAGGGAGCCATTCCTTACCTTAGACGACGACGGAGATTGGCCGTAGAAGCTGACGGAAGAGGGGCCCGTCTGTTTACTGATGACATCTTGGATTACTAGTTGCATGAGTCTCTGTTGAATCACACACAAAAGAATCGTTGTTGCgaataatataatatgtatGAATCACAGGCCTTGAATATCATCTTCCTTGTTAATTACGCGTTTATGTTTTGATTTCATGCAAACAACAAATGCAATATTACAATTCAAGATACAATATtagtaaaacataaataatttggTATGTTATCCCAAACCAGCTAACAATAAGCATAACCatataaagaatataaaatattttaataggaAATCTCATGTTTAGtcgaatataatatattatatacggctaacaatttttttagtcatATATATTGTGATTTAATAGATggttaattttatgtttaaccGTAAAAGTAAATTCAGTCATATATTTTGCAGTTTATTAGAgagttaattttatatttagccGTACATGTAAATCTATTGCAATTTGATTGAGAGTTAATTTTCTGTTTAGCCAATCACAAATTAATATTATGTATTGTGATTTGTTAGAGAGTTAATTTTCTGTTTAGCcgaacatataatttttttacattCACTAGTCCAAACACCAAATATAAGTCTATTATTGTACTCATTTTTCGTAGCCGGCTAACTATaacaaaaagacaaacaaaataTGTTAACCGGTTATTTCATAAATTACatcattattaaataaaaatgaaaaacatttcCAAGAACTGTGATAACAATTAAGAAAAAGTACACTACTTGGGTACTTTACCCTTAGCCTGCTCTTGTCTTCTCAACTGATCCACCAGAGATGATACTTGATGATGGTAAAGTGGCGGAGGTGGCGGTGGATGGTGATGAGACTAGTTCACGCGCCCTCGTACAAAGAGACgaagagaaaaaaatgttttttttttatatttcgtaTATGATTGGATAGACGAAACTTAATCGAATTGAAAAGAGTTTATGATTTACAAAATTGAGATTTGGATTtgccaagaaagaaaaaaaagactgaTGATAATTCTGAAGAAAATTACAGaatagaaagagaaagagaaagagagaacgtgaaagaagagacaaaataatgtttttaacttATTAGATTTCTcatttttacataaaatattaaataaaatattaatttgtttcTCTTTCTTACCGTAGCAGAGTTATAGGGGCAACTGTGTAAATGCAACCATGAACAGTTTGGGTTTCAGTGTGTTTTTGGCCCAAGTTCCATATTTGCAAATTTTAAACTTATGTCATATTTTTCATGCAAATCGCTCTTTAATTTTAATGAACTTTAAAAATGTATGATATCAGTAAAATGAGAAATAACCACAAAccatttcaataaaaaaatattctaaatgaATAAGATACATAAGtgcatatatcatatattgTTTTACTGAAAATATTTGTAGAATAGTTTATTggtgaaaatattaatttgtttcAGTGATTGTTATACCATCCGAATTAGAACTTAAAGTATATGAATtatctttataataaaaattatttttattgtaaaaataaattcaCTCAAAAATGACATATAGACATTGTCTTCAGCCTTATTGTCAATGTTATTTTCATGTATAATATATCATAACAATAACGGTTGTGAATTTCAGTGAAGTTGAGAGACTATGTTTTATAACATGTAACTCTAAAATGTTCTAgttcaattaaaaatatttattttgtaaatatactTATATGATTAATCACAACTTTTAAAATGAAGATAAAATCTTTTAACTTAATTAGAATTACTAAAAGTTATTCTTTTTCAAATGATATTtatatgaatagtcacaactttttaatttaaatatatttaaatagtcatattcttttaatttaaaagtaATTATTTTGTAAAGATACTTATATGAATAGACACAACTTTTAAAATGAAGACAAAACCTTTCAACGTAAATGAAATTCACAGTCTTTAGAATTAATTGGAATTGAAAAatcaaaatgttttataatattttcttttattgttcGGCCAGGATAATACTTTGAAATTGAAATTCTTTAACCTTTGATATTAATATCTTTTATGTTAATATGAAAGTTCTGTTGGATTGTCGCTTTGTCAACCTTACGTGTAATATAaggttctttttctttgttaataAGACTAACTGTTTTACGCGTATGGTCACCTCTCGTTCACCCAAAAAAACGTAAGGTCACATGTTGAACAGACATGTCTATTCACTTCTAAACAATATTTTATCAACACCCGATATCTTCAATCTATAAAAAACATCTATTGTTTGCCTATATGTTCTACTTTCAGATAAACAAACTCCCCTAATCCTCTCGGGTCAAATTCGAATCAGAAAATGTGTTAATAAATGAATTTCAATTCAAGTATAGCACTGATCTCCTTTTAAAAGTCATTCATAAAATTgaaacttttcttttttataattatagtaAGATATACATTAACACTTTTGCTATTATTCAATGGGTTCAAGTCAATCCTCTGCCTCTTGCATTCGATTATAGGGTGGAAGAACAACAGCAAACTGGATGCAATTAGATCATATTAGAAGCTGTTATTACGCAAGAAGAGAACATAAATACTGTAGGTTTTTCATATACTTTCTCATTACAAGAATTCATTGGTAACCTAGTAACTGCTTATAACCTTTTTTCCACCATTTTATTAGTTCGGTaagtgaaaattttattttgagaaaTGTATACCaaagactatttatagattttcaaaaaaaatgtgAATAGTCACAACTATTCAATTTGAATAGTTACATCTTTCCAACTTAAAAGTAGTTATTTTCAAAAGATACTTATaagaatagtcacaacttttcacattttaaaagatatttatgtGAACTTtttgaaaagacacaaccttacaacattgAACTTCTAGAAAATACACAaccttttaaacattttttttaaaaagacacaacttttcaatatagaaaagacacaaccttacaacatagaacttttagaaaagacacaactctttacacatctttttcaaaagacacaacctttcaacataagttggattcacaacctttggaattaatcAGGATtcctattattagtagatatagGGTTTAAACAAGAAGAGTAGATggaataatcaaagggtttttGCCACCAGAAAAGTATTTACATAAATTATAACTGCTATTCTTAAATCGCAGTCAAAACTGAAATTTATTGATGTAATACGAACTTAGTGGTAGTTTACTAGTAATCGATCATTggctttgaccaaaaaaaacagaatcaaCTCAACTACGTACAAGTTGTACATTAATCAAGTCAACATCCGATAATATAGAAACGAAACACAGACGATTAGCATGATCTCTTGCGTTACAAAACATTAATCAAGAATGACAGCTTATCTGTAGAAAAGGACGACACATAAAACGAAACAAGAACAAATGATCATTTAAACGAGTTTCCACATTTCTCATACAAGTACAGAACCCTTTGACTTAAATCTTCGCAAACTAGCTTGTAACTATCAATCTTGTCTACTTGAAGATGTAAAGTGTAGAAGAGCCATTCTCCTTGAGAACTCGAAGATGAAACATCCACGATAACAAACCCATCTTCTTCTAGTCCATTCAACACATTATATATCGAAAAATTATGAATCTTGGACGATGAGATTTGGACCGTCACTTTGTTGTCTACAAGGTTAGTCGCAAAAACGGTGGAGAAATAACTAGCAGCCACCTTTGGTTCCGGCTTAACGTAATGTTCTCTTTGGTCCGATACTCGCACCAAGAGGTCTTCCTTCTTTTGTATTAGCTTCTTCACTTCCTCTTGCAGCTCAGGTATGTACAGCACACTCCGCGAAACGGTCTCGGGATTACTTAGCTTCTTCTGCAATACAATAAAGccgaaagaaaat is part of the Brassica rapa cultivar Chiifu-401-42 chromosome A09, CAAS_Brap_v3.01, whole genome shotgun sequence genome and harbors:
- the LOC103841601 gene encoding transcription factor ORG3: MHALGSLLFPNSGWAPTGECESYKLVRDNNDSFLDFPVPKTYGVLHHQTSLGVPVLSEVNGLNNNSVVIKKLNHNANERNRRQKANALFSSLRLCLPRSYQSKKLSNPETVSRSVLYIPELQEEVKKLIQKKEDLLVRVSDQREHYVKPEPKVAASYFSTVFATNLVDNKVTVQISSSKIHNFSIYNVLNGLEEDGFVIVDVSSSSSQGEWLFYTLHLQVDKIDSYKLVCEDLSQRVLYLYEKCGNSFK